The Mustela nigripes isolate SB6536 chromosome 11, MUSNIG.SB6536, whole genome shotgun sequence genomic interval GCGGCGTGGCCCGTGTGGCTGGCGTGGCCAGTGCGGCAGCACTCCTGAGCCCGGTGCCGGCGGCACGGGTCCGAGAAGCGCCCTGCGGGCCCAGGGAGGTGGGACAACGGCCGCCGAGGCTGCTGCGGGCGGCGGAGAGGGGTGTCCTCTCACTGCAGCATGATGTCCTTCAGGTTCTCCTGCAGGATGGTGTCCTTCACAGCGTGGAACACGAAGCGGATGTTCTCCGTGTCGATGGCAGTGGTGAAGTGGTGGAAGAGCGGCTTGCTGCGGTTCCGTCTCTTGCGGTCGAAGCCCTGCACCAGGAAGCGCTGCACGTCCTCCAGCCTGTGCGGGTCGCCCTTGAAGTCTGGGAAGTGCTTCTTGATGCTCACGGTCTTGACCTTCTCTACCAGGAGGTCCATCTTGTTGAGGAAGAGGATGATGGAGACGTTGAAGAACAGCTTGTTGTTGACTATGGTCTCGAAGATGTTCATGGACTCCACCAGCCGGTTGGTGCGCCTGTCCTCCATGAGCACCTGGTCGAACTCGCTGGAGGACACCATGAACAGGATCGATGTGATCCCGTCGAAGCACTGGAACCACTTCTGGCGCTGGGACCGCTGGCCGCCCACGTCCACCATcttaaaagggatttttttaataACGAAGTCATGTTCCACAATGCCCTTGGTGGCTTTCCGTGCCAGCAGAATGTCCTGCTTGCTAGGAAAGTAATTCTGTAAAatatgggagaagggagaagttGAGCAGGAGAAGAACCTGGGAAAATAAGGATCAAGAGTCCGACAGACTTGGGCAAGAAGCTGAACCAAATGCCCAAAGCTACTCCCATCTGAACCACCAGACGCTGGCTACAGAACATAAGTGAAGGAGGGAGCGGCTTGCTTCAAGCGTGCAGAGGCTCTCCAGCCCGAGGCAGGCTGCTGGTGTCCCCGCTGTCCGCTGCGGCCAGACCCTCACTGTGTTCATGTCCACAGGAGCCGACCACCAGGTCTGTTTCTGCCCACACCCACCTCTTTACTTCCTGACTTCAAGAGCGTGAGCGTTCCCAAACCTTACTGGGAACCAACCTAATCTAGGTTTGCAAAGCTGGCTAGAGTTAGTTGGCCGTATATGTAATGCGTCATTCTGGGAAGCCTGCAGGAATGATCCAGCTACTTCAACACTGGGAGAAAAAGACAGATGAGGGGGAAACCTACAGAGTAGAAGACATTTGAGAGATATGACCCAACTGCAAAGGACGGGCCTTACGAGGGCACGGCTCCAACCGTGCACAGAAACATGCTAACGAGCGCCCCAGGTAGATGCCCGAGTGGACTGGATGGCAGGCGAACCTGGGGCACATTGCGGTGTCTCAGGAGCAACACCGGCGACAGGAGCAGGGGCCTGGACAGAGCCGTTACTGAGAGACAACGCGAGGATGCATGCGCTCCGGGGAGGGGGTACTGGCCCAGGGGCGTGTccgatggtgtgtgtgtgtgtgtgtcccatcacaaaatgttaaaggaaatccTCTGTTCACTCACACATCCCTGTGTCCTCTCTGGTAGAGCGAGAATGGGAGGTGGAAACGCTCGCAGCGAGCACGGACATGCCCTCCGCTCTGACACAGTCGGAGTGAGTGAGGGCAAGACGCCATGGCCCTGTCCGCAGTCATCGGACGCGGGGCACCCAGAGATGCTGTGCGCACCTGTGTGCCAGGGGCCACTCCAGCCTTCCCACATGCGGCTCTCGGGGTGCGGGGTCTGGGGTCTGTACTCACCAGCTGGCCGATCCGGTCCAAGTTATCCAGAAAGTACTTCACCGATTCACCCTGCCATGGAGGAAAAACACGCACGACTCAGTCTTGGTGGAGAGCCCTGATTTGGCGACCAGGAGATCACAACGGATCACCTGAGTGTTATTTCATCTCTATATAATGGGAAGGCAGAGAGACTAAGCGCGtacaggcatttttaaaaagtaaaaacacagtcgaaaacatttttaaatgtggtttCCCTAGGATTCAGTTCAGGCTGTGTTTTTAAAGCACCTGGGTGAGTCTGGTGACAGGCAGGGTGCCGGCCCCTATGACTGGGCTAACTCTCCCTTTCCAGATGTGTGCACTGGCCGGCTCCCGAGCCAGAAGCTCCCGTGAGCACTCCGTGAGCAGTCCTGTGTGGACAGAGATGGCCCAGGCCACTGCAGACGTGGTCTCTAGAGAGGGCGAATCTTCCACAACAGAACTGGGACCACACACTTTCCAGGTTCTGGAAACGGGCCTAACATTCCATGGCTACTCCCCACGTCCGTATGACCTGATTCATAGCCTTGAGCAAGGAGAACCTTCCGGCTGGATTCCTGTGGTGGAACAGCGAACCCACCGCCCCTCTGGATGCCTTCTGCCCTGAATGCAGATACAGACACTGGTCTCCACCCAACGTGCACCTTACGATCACCCAGGGCCTGTCTCAGGAAAAGCGTTTAGAGGGCGTTCAAACACGGACTGAAGGGAGTGGAACAGGGGAAGGGGTGAGTGCACAGGTGCAGCGATTCTCCCCGCAGAAGTGGGACGCAGGTGAGTCCTCACACCCCACATGGAGTCCGCGCATGGAGGACACGGCCTCCCACAGGCTCCCTTACGTGGCCCCAGGCACAGGCACACTGTGGATGCCCACAGGCGCTTGCACAGAAGCGGGCACGGGATAGGCTGACGCTCTAGACTGTCATGGAGGAGACACCATCGGGAGACATGGCATTACGGCTCAAGTCTGTGACGTTAtataaaataacagagaaaacaGATACAATGACAGGAGCAGTCAGCCTCCGACAGGCCTAAAGGAAGACAGTAAAGAGGCAGCTTCCTTCGATGGGAGTCAGCTGTCCTGTTTTATGACGACAGCCTTTGGAGCATTCACAAAAGAGCATTTTTAAGAGGGACAGAAACACGCATCACACACACACTCGGGCACAGAGGAAGATTCCCAAATGCAGTTCTCCTCCCAAAGATCGGGGTGTGGTAGGTGCAGTCTGCTTTCTGCTCTAGGGACACACTGGCAGGGGAGGTGGCACCTGGAGCTCCAGGATGGAACCCTCAGTTCCCGGCACCCAGCCGCTGCCACTCTGCCAGCCGCCCCCTTCGGCGCCTGTCCCGTCCAATGCCAGCTTGGGCGTGCAGACAGCCATTTCCGCAGCATGAGACAGCTGGTCTGCTCGTCCCACTGCCTCCCCTGCAGGGCAGGACAGCGTGAGGCAGCTGGTCCACAAAGAGGTTGAGACAAACCCATCCGATCCGTGACTTCCCCCAGAACCCCGTCTCTCTCAGCCCCCTGCCTCCTGGCCAGAGACTCTGCAGGTGCAGGAGAGCCGATGAAGTTGCCAGCGGTGTCTGTGCACCTGGAGGCCAGCTGGTGGCAGCCCCTCCCAGCTCAGGCCACCCGGGGCCGCTCTGAGGTGTGCCATGGTGCCAGGCAAAAACAGGAGGAATGTGCTCCCTGACCAGGGCTCGGTGGAGGATGAAGTCACGACAGTGCCGATGGCCTGGCCAACGTTCTGTCACCATGGCGTGACAACTGTCCTGGGGAAACACCGAGACGTGTGTGCTCACCCCATGGCACAGGTGTGAAAGGAGAAGTGCTCCTGAGAACGAGCTAAGGATGAAGTACGAGAAAAGCGGAAAAGTTTTTATGTCCCAGTATGAATGGAAAGATCCCTAGTGAGCTTGAAGTCAGGGTCGCTCCACCTGTGCTTCAATGTTAGCATCCTTTCCCTCCTTCATAGGTACAGGAGTTATCTGGGATTCTCTCCACTGCCTACAGGCGCATGAGGAGGGGACCCAGTCTCGAGCCTGGCTGGGCTCTTCTTGGCGCTACCTTGTGGGTCCACGTGAGAGCTGTTCCAGAGCTGTCTGTCCACGGAGCTCTCTGTCACGGGGGGCGGGCGGccagtggggaagaggaggggaagctcGTTCAAACCAGCCCCGCCAGGCTGAGTGGGAACTGTGGTTGGGACACTGTGGCTTGCCGTCAGGGACTGGGGTGTACGCCATCACATTCGATACGCAGCCTACAGAATGATCATTCACACGGGCTTCAAGGTTCCCAGAGCATCAGCCCCTTAAAAGGTCCAGGTTTAAATTCTGATGGATCTCCAACCCTGGGGGATGGAGTCATGGCGAGTGGCAGGAACGAAACTGCCCCCGTGGGATGAACCACTCAGTGCCCGCTGCGGACGGACTGTGCCCCCCAGCCCCATCAGGTGCTAAAACCTAGCCCCCAGGTCCTGTCATCGAGCAGCGGGGCTCTGAGGGATAGAGTCCCCATGAACAGGGTCAGTGCTCTTATAAAAGAACCCCCAGAGCACTGTCTCATGAGGACACAGCGAGACGACACTGTCCGTGAACTAGGAGGGAGCTCTCACCAGACCCTGAGTCTGTGGgcaccttgaccttggggtttccagcttccagaatatTTCTCACAATCACAGGCTAGGTTATATTTGCCAGCAGACCAAACCAATGAAGACAGCACCTTGACAAAAAGAGTATCACATGTGGTGAAAACAGTCTCGGGGTCCCCTCGGTAGTCACTGCAGTCATGTGGTCCGATGAGAAAGAGTATGATAAATGGGCTTTTTCTAATCCTACCTGGTCTGAAAATCTAAGCCACTTCTTTAACACCATGGGTGCATGGATCAGACAAGACAGAATCTGCTAGCCCACGCACAGAGGCCACCGGTCACATGCTCGATGTCACACTACTTTCCCGACCCCACTCCCAGCAACACGTGCATTTTCATCACCACCAGCTGGATGGGTCTGGGGTGCTCGTGGTGGAGAAGAGGGCGGATCAAGCAGCAGTGAGACTTCCTGGGGTGCTTGCAATTGTGACACAGAGAGGCAAACGCAGCCAAAGATAGCAGGCAGGGTGTGGACACACCACACCTGTAAAGAGAGTAAGCTTTTTGGCCAGTGGACTCTCTTCTTCACAATGTTCTTCCCTGGAAGCACCCCATGACCCACATCTGCCGCGGACACATCACATGTGGCGGGCTTGCTGCTGCTTTGAAGCTTCTGTCCCCACAACCAGACCCAGCCCCCTATACACCCATCTGTCGTGTGCTGGTGGTCCCTGCGTTATGAATGGTCCGGTATCAGCAGACCTTGTGCACCTCATCCAGCTAATTCAAGATCACGAGAGAACAGACTCGACTCTTGCAGTGCCACACAAGACCAGGCCATCGAGATCGATATTTCAGGTCGACTGGTCACACCTGTTTTCCAGCTAGAAGTGAGACACGTTCTCCCACACCCTTGGTTCAGGTCCTGGTACTTGCTCCCAGTGCCGTGGGCTGACAGATGCACAGCGGAGGTGAGGGCGTGAGGAGTACCCGCTGGGTGAGAACCACGCCAAGTTGAAGGCGGAGACGGGGACCTCAAGGGACAGCGGTGACAAAGAGAAACACGAATCTGCACTTGGGGCTGGTGCCCTTTCAGTTTGCAAGTCTATCTCGGCACGCACGAGCTGTCCCTAAAGTTCCTGGACCCGGTAAGTTGATTCTGTGTTCCAAAATGGGGTCAGTCACATGGGATGGAGACACGGGCTAGTCCACGGTGAGCCAGAGGACTCGCAAGTTTACTTCCCTCGTTTAgcataaaaaattacaaacacaaattttaaaactgcTGTATATTAGGAACAACAACGATGTATTCGAAAGGTCAGATTTTCCTTCTCGTTACttaataaatatcaaatttaaGACAGAACTTTGGTTTTATCCAAAAACCAAATGTTGTTTGGCTAACTAAACAACGTTTGAATATAGAACTtctacaaatacttaaaaaagatGATCTAACTCCCAAAAGAAAACCCTTCACTTAAATTTGGGATTTGCCAATACCTATGACATCTCACGGGGTCTTGTGAGAGTAAATGGTATCATAGCTGTGACAGTACGGAAGAACATAGAGCATCATATTAATACACATCATACAAACGGAGATTCTCAAATTTTAATCTGGATGCCTATAAATTGTCTGCTGCTAATTTGTAATCCTAAAATATTAGGTACAAGATTCACTATAGCAGCTCCACAATATCCAAAGCCCAGGGagaacccaagtgtccacagaCAGAAGGAAGGCCGGCTGGACAAAGCACATTTTCTTCACGCGGGGAGTCAGACCGGCTGCGGAGAGCGGATGCCTGACACGCGCTATGTGAGAGAAGAGGCAAACGAGGAAGTCTCTTGTGTATAAGAAATGGTGGCAAAATTGAAACAGTCGCTATTTGCTTATATTTCAGCAAGGAGACACCGAAAGGTAAACCAGCAAGGGATACAGGTGGAGAGGaacagggcagggagagcaggggaggaggcacAGGGTAGGACAGAGACATCGCGGAATGCATTTTGACTTTGGAACAGATTAACACAGACTTTGGAACCCTTAACATAGCCATTCAGGATGTCCCTGTGCTTGTGAAGTCCCCACCCCAGTTCCCAGGGACAGCTGCTCCCTGCCAACCATGATTAAGACCCCAGGAAAAGGTCCAGAGTGCCAGGCCCCACTCAtctgggatttttctttctcttcaacttTTAGGTCAAATTCacataattaaaaatgcataattaaaaaaacaaaatttttaaaaattacaaccaCTCAGAACGGAAACCAAACTACAACAAGCGAACCTAACAGTGTGTCAAGTGGGGGCAGAGCCCGGGACGCTGGTGGCCTTGCACTTCTGCCCCAGAACGTGCGGGTGTGGATAAAGCCGGCCCAAGGCTGGCTCACGCTGGTGGCCCTGCCTTGCCATTCAGGATGTCCCTGTGCTTGTGAAGTCCCCCACCCCAGTTCCCAGGGACAGCTGCTCCCTGCCATCCATGATTAAGACCCCCGGAAAAGGTCCAGAGTGCCAGGCCCCACTCAtctgggatttttctttctcttcaacttTTAGGtcaaattcacataacataaaactaaGCACTGAAAGGTGTGTagaaggcacctggctggctcagtggagcatgcaactcttgatcttggggctgtgggtttgagccccacactgggtgttcAGATTACTTAAACGATAAAACataaaaaacccataaaattctGAAAAGCAAGTGTATAAATACAGTGGCATATAAAGTATTCACAGCGAGGGGCAACTGCCCGCTCAACCTTGTTGGAAGACACTGTTGTCCCCACCGAAGGTAATCCCACGCCCAGCAgcggctgctccccctgctcccctcagCAACGTGCGCTCGTGGTTGACCCACATCGCAGCAGCTGTAagtgcctccctcccttctcccccccccttctctgaaTACCCCACAGCAAGCATGCACCACACGGTGTCCGTGCACCTGTCAGCAGATGGACATCTGGACTGTCTCCAGCACCTGGCTGGGCGATGAACGGTCATGCGCAAGTTTTCCTTTGAACACCCATTTTCAATCCTCTTGGGCATATGTTCCACCTAGCAGTGGAATTTCTGGGCCATACAGCAAttctatatttaagtttttagGACCCATGGCACTGTGTCCCGCAGTGGCTACACCCACTGGCATCCACATCAGCAAAGGTAAGCAGCCTTCCGTCCCCACTGGCACTTGCTAGCCTCCggatgtttaaatttaaaaaaattatttgacagagagaaagagagatcacaagtaggcagagaggcaggcagagagagggggaagcagattccctgctgagcagagagcctgatgtggggcttgattccaggaccccgagatcatgatctgagctgaaggcagaggcttaacccactgagccacccaggcgccccaagcctctGGGTTTTTAACTGGAGCTGAGCTACTGGGTGTGAAGTGTGTCTCACTGTGATCTTGTCTGGCTTTTATGGTGGTGCTGTCTGTGCGTTAAGAACTTTGCTGGTGTACGAGGAGTTGCTAGGCTCATTCCCGAAACAACTCCTCCAGGTTAGTAGTAAGAAGTACAGACTCAGCCTGGACGACCACAGATTTCGagtcttcctttttttgtggtggtCCCTGTGATACAAATGAACTAGAAAGAAATTCCAGAGCATGATTTCAGACATTCTTTCCTCCAGATAAGAAAGCGCCTACCTCAGGGAGTGAgggaggctgggagtgggggtggggagaaagagggCTCAGAGAGTTCCTAAAGGGTTCCATTGCACAATCCCATCTTTGTGATCCCACATGTAAAGAACCTCCAAGTCGTCACTTCAGTCCTCATGACAAGACAAAAGCTGAAGAAGCTGATAATTGACACCCCTTCTTAGATCCAGCCCAGATCTGATGTGATAGGGCAAACCACTGCCCTCCACCTTGGAGAGGCAGTGAATACAGAGACTTTCAGCTTCTTGGGGACAGACAACGTGGCTGGAGCCAGCCATTGACACATTATGCCAGACTTTCACCAGAAAATGACAGCGCCCACTAAAAGGCAAAAATCACAGTccaaagagacagagcaagaatcGGAGCCAGACTTTGATATGGCAGAGGGTTTGGAATGAACAGACTGgggatttaaaataatatgttaagGGTTCTAGTGGAAACTAGATATATGTTAAGGGTTCTAGTGGAAAAAGTGCATAACATGCAAGAACAGAAGGGaaatgcaagcagggagagggaaactcCTTGACTCATGTGGAAATACTACTAGAAaccaagaagaaatcacaaagtacattagaaaatatttgaaggggCCCTGGtagctcagcaggttaagtgtctgatttcagctcagatcatgatctcagggtcctgggatggagccctgcgctGGATTGTGCTCAGCAGGACATCTACCAGAGGATGCtatctctcctccctctgcccacacccatgtgctctctcaaatagataaaatctaaaaaaacaaaaacaaaacaaaacaacaacaacaaaaaacccccaaaactttCAGATGTAGTTAATGTATAATTTAGGGGAGAAACCTCTACCTCTAAATGTTTGTATTAGGGATGtaggaagtgctgaatcactacatagtacacctgaaactaatataacactgtatgttaactataatgccattaaaataaaaaatattagaaaagaaaaatgatccaaaACCACTGACTGAAGTTTCTTTCTCAAAGGGCCTACAAAGGAAGAGCAAAGAAAACCCAAGgtgagtagaaggaaggaaattacaAAAACCCCACATATCACTGAAATAGGAAATGGATGCACAATGAAAAAAACTAATGAGGCCAAAAGTTGACTCTTCAAAAAGGCCAACAAAATGTGTAACATTCTAGCCAGAGTAATACAGTAAGAACAAGGGCAATCACTAGCATTGACAGTGAAAGGGGAGTTACACTACAGACCCTACAGACATTACAGAGATAGTAAGAGAACATTATGTACAACTTCATGCTAACAAACTGGATttcttagatgaaatggaccaaactctttaaagattttaatttaccAACAGTGAAAGCTGAATAGATTTAtatttagttaaaaaacaaaacatgaatttgttataaaaaatgtttCCCACAAGAAAACCTGAGGCCCAgtggcttcattggtgaattctagcAAACACTCAAAAGAGGTGATGCTAATCTTGcacaaactttcaaagaaaccaaagaggaaGACTACTTGCTAATGCCTTTCATGAGGCCACCACAACCCTGACACAGAACTGACAAGCATtaccaaaaaagcaaaactacagaCCAAAGCCACCTTGCACAGACACAGTATTCTTCACAAAACCTCAGCAAGTTGGGGCAATGTGATTTATGGtaagaaatgtatatttggtcttcattccCTGGCAGGCAGAGCTCCTAAAAGCCTTGGGATTTTCCTTGGtgataaagagataaagatatCTTTTGTAATTCATAACAAACCCCTTTCAACCTCACCTGTGTTTACATTAAGGGGACTTTTGGAAAGCTCCCAAGGACAGGGGCTGGTCCCCAGAAGAACCAACCTTGGTTTAGAAGACTAACTTTCAGCCCTACCCCAACCactggggatgggagagaggcTTTGAAGTTGAATCACttgccaatggccaatgattaATCAATCATGTCTAGGcaatgaaacctccataaaaatccctgaTCTATAggatttggagagcttccaggcgGCTCAACAAAATATCTCCATTTTTGGGAGGGTGGTGCACCCCAGACTCCacaggaacaaaagctcctgcgCTCAGAACCCTTCTGGAATGGCACTGCCCTGTGTATCTCTTTGTCTGGCTGTTCAGTTTGTATCCTTTAATACCCTTTGTAATAAACAGGTTAATCTAGTAAGTAAACTGTTTTGAGTTCTTTGAGCCACTCTAGGAAATTAAACCTAAGCAGGGGGTTGTGGAAACCTCTGATCTATAGTCCATGTTGGGAGGCCTAGCTagtacaaaaaaagcaaaaaagcaggcaaataaaataaaaggcataagaatcataaaggaagaaataaaacagtgcaGATTGCATGACTGGTTGCTGCTCTGTGgacagtttctctttctctggggaaGTGCTCAGGAGATGGCTGGGTAACATGGTTAAGTGCATATTTAGGCTTCAGAAGAAACTCCCAGGCTATAAGCCAGGATGGCCACGCcactttccattcccaccagcaacgtgGGAGAGGCCtggtttctccatgtcctcaccactTTTGTTTGGTAGGGCTGCTGCTTTGCTTTTCTGGTTTCTAGCATGTATCTCAGCATGGTATTGCATTTCCCCTAATCTGCAACGACCCCAGTAGCtggtgatgctgagcatctttccaCGTGCTTCTCTGCCATGTGCACATCCTCCTGGGGGAGATCTGCTGGTATCTTTTGTGCACTTTCCAGTTGGATTGTTTTATCATTGTTGAGTTTcaagaattctttatgtattctagggAAGGATCTTTGGTTAGATGTGTGGTTCACAAATATTTCCCATCTGTAGCCTTACAAGAGGGTCTTTCTGCAGAGCCAAAGTTGtcattttgagaaaatgaaaactgactttttctctccaaaatgattttttttctcttatgggtTTCGCATTTGGCATCACGTCTAAGAATACCTCACCCAGCCCCAGGTCCCAGTTGCTACTACGTTCTTCAAACTCTCTATTTTATGTTGAAGTCTATGCTCCACTCTACGCAGtacccaaggtcctgagatttaGTCccagttcctttcctttttcGGTCAATGGATCTCCAACTGCTGCAGCACCACACGTGAGAGGCTAGCTGTCTTTTGTTGGACTGCTTCTGCACCTCTGCCCACATCGGTTGGGCATAATTGCGTGGTGCTAGCTTTGGGTCTGTTCTGCTGGCCCACGTGCCCATCTCTCCACCAGTACCACTGTGGGGATTACTGCACAGGCCTGCCAGGTCTCGCAAGACCTGAGACACCAATGGCTAGCACTCTACTGTTcactttcaaaattgttttggctatgcTTGTGCctctccatacaaattttggaatcaTCATATTTATATTTGCAGAAGTTCTGAGATTTTAGTAGGAACAGAAATCCATATATAAAGGTGGGGAGAACATCGTTCCTTTGGTGAGTCTCCTAATCCAGAAGCGTGATCTGTCTcatctgttcagatcttctgatttctttaatgagtgtcctgtcttttttttattttttaagattttatttgatagagagacacacAATGAGAgtgggaacataagcagggggagtaggagggggagaaacaggcttcccacagagcagagagcccaatgtggggatcgatcccaggaccccaaaatcatgacctgagctgaaggcagacgtgtaacgactgagccccccaggtacccatgacctgtcatttaaaaaaaaaaaaattta includes:
- the GNA12 gene encoding guanine nucleotide-binding protein subunit alpha-12; the protein is MSGVVRTLSRCLLPAEAGGARERRAGSGGGARDAEREARRRSRDIDAGLARERRAVRRLVKILLLGAGESGKSTFLKQMRIIHGREFDQKALLEFRDTIFDNILKGSRVLVDARDKLGIPWQYSENEKHGMFLLAFENKAGLPVEPATFQLYVPALSALWRDSGIREAFSRRSEFQLGESVKYFLDNLDRIGQLNYFPSKQDILLARKATKGIVEHDFVIKKIPFKMVDVGGQRSQRQKWFQCFDGITSILFMVSSSEFDQVLMEDRRTNRLVESMNIFETIVNNKLFFNVSIILFLNKMDLLVEKVKTVSIKKHFPDFKGDPHRLEDVQRFLVQGFDRKRRNRSKPLFHHFTTAIDTENIRFVFHAVKDTILQENLKDIMLQ